The Deltaproteobacteria bacterium genome includes the window ATTGAGCGCGCCAATGCCCACATCGGCCACTTCGGCTATACAACGCCGGTTCATAGGATTAATCACCTGGCCGTACAGGGGATAGTGAATCGTCGAAGGAATCGGGCCACGTCCATCAATAGGTTCACCAAAACCGTTCACCACTCTTCCCAAATAAGCATCCCCCACCGGGACGTATGGCCGCTCATGCACAAGGACGATCTTGCATCCCGGGCTGATCCCCCTCATTTCTCCGTACGGCATCAACATTATTCTACGATCCTTAAAGCCGACCACTTCGCCCAGAACATCTTCCCCTTCCGCATTCCGAATACTGCAAGTACACCCCACACCCATGCCCGGACCGTGGCCTTCTGCAATAAGTCCGGTTACTTTAACAACCCTGCCTTCGGCCGTTATGCACCGGCTGGAATTTACGGCATCTACATATTGGTTCCAGTTCACGACTGACGATTCACCATTTGTGCGTTCTCTTCTTCAAAGGTCTGCATGACTGCCGCTGTAATCTTCTCCAACTGGCTCTCCAGCCGGGCGTCAACATGGCCAAAGGCTGTTTCCATAGCACAACCACCCGGACTGATGGAGGGATCAGGTTCCATTGTTATGGATTTCAAGTCGGTTATGCGATCAAAAAACTCCGGTCTCAGCTCTTTTACATATTCGATGTCTTCGGGGCTGACCTTGACCGTCACCTCTGATCGATCTGCCACAAGGTTTAAGGCCTCAAAAATGGTTTCACGAATAATGCCACGGTCTATCTCGACTCTTCCGCGGACGATCTTTTCGGCAATGCGGCAAACCAGATCCAATGTCTCTTTCTCGTGAAGTTTGATGAACTCCTGCTTGTAGGCAACTATCTCCTGCAAGGCCTGATGGATCCGTTCCAAGACCTTCTCGAGTTTCTTGGTTCCCATCTCCTGGCCGTCTTTCTCGCCCTGGGCAAACCCTTTTTCATAGGAATCCCGTTCAATCGAGCTTGCCTTATTCTTGGCTTCAGCCACAACCTCCTCCGCTCTTGCCGCAGCTTTGCCTGCAACCTCTTTGGCGCTTTCTCTACCACCTGAGGACATATACTGAAACACATCAACTTCGCCGTTATCACTGTCGCAGAAGGCTTCAAAAACGCAACTATCAGTTTTGGAGGCCGAAGAAGAACCCGGGCCATCAAAACACTCCATTTGATATGCCACCCAAGCTTCGCCGTGTAACCCTGTTCCCCCTGTGTTACTAGACAAGGACATCTTCTTTCCCTTTCGCGAGAACCACCTTCCCCTCAGCTTCAAGTTCCCTGGCAACCCGGATTATATTCTGTTGGGCCCTTTCAACTTCGCTCAGTTTCACGGGTCCCATAACCTCCATATCCTCACGAAGCATCTCTCCTGCCCTTGACGACAGATTGCCAAAGATCTTCTCCCTCATTTCTTCTGAGGCAGTCTTCAGCGCTATGCTTAGTTGCTGACTCTCCACCTGCTTTAAGATCTCACGCATGCCGCGATCATCTACCTTAAGCAGATCTTCAAAGATAAACATCAGTTGCCTGACTTCATCGGCGATTTCCGCTCTCTCTTCTTCAATTGCACTCAGCACGTTTTCTTCGGTCTCTCTGTCGACTTCATTCAGCATATCGGCAAGGGCGCCAACCCCGCCGACTTTCTTCCCACCCCCTGCGTCGCCTCGGCTCAGAAGCTCCTTTCTGAGCGCGTTGTCTACTTCCTTGATGACTTCCTTAGGCACGCGATTGATTTCCGCGATTCGCATTGCCAACTTACCCTGCGTCTCGCTTGGCAATCCATTCAAAATTTCGGCAGCCCTCCCCGAACTCAGATGAACCAGTATCAAGGCAATGGTCTGAGGATGTTCCCCTTTAATGAGGTTTATAAGGTCCTTGGTATCCATCGCCTCAAGATAATTAAAGGGGGCGTTCTTTTTGCCTCTTTCGATTTCCTTGTAAATGGTGTCGGCCTTCTCCTTGTCCAAGCCAAGATCCATAAGAGCCTTTAAAAAGGCATCTCCTTTGATTACTAATTGATTGGTTTCAATATTTTCTGCAAACTCTGTTAGAACGTTTCTCATGACATCAGGAGGGACGTATTCGATAACCGACATATGGGAGGCAAGCGTGCCAACCTCTTCCTCATCCATCTTCTTTAGCATTTCTGAGGTAAACTCTTCTCCCATGATCATAAGAAAGACTGCTGCCTTCTGTGGCCCCGTCAATTTTCGAGCATCTAAGGCATTACTCTGTGCCATCACTTTTCCTCGTGCAACCAACCCCTGAGCAATTGTTCGGTTCTTTCTGCATTGTCTCGTGCCAGCCTCATTATCCGCTCCCGTATGCTTTTATCCTTGGGTTCAGGCAACGCAGCCGATTCGGATTGCCCCTCCGGCAAGGCAGTTGTTCCTGATTCCCCTTCCAAAGCAGGCAACCGTTTTGCGCTTTCACCAATCGTGCCGATTTCTTTGACTGATCTCAGGAGCGGTCGAACCACAAACAGAAAAACCAGGATGACCAGCACCAAATTAAGCGCTGTCTTGGAGTACTGACGCGCCAGGCCCAACCAGTCTATCCCTGGCCTTTCAAAGATCCCGCTTATGTCAGATGAAAGTGAAAGTGGGAAAGAACTTACATAGACCTGGTCGCCGCGGTCCTCATCAAAGCCCATAGCTCTTTTTACGATCTTTTCAAGCTCCTGCAGTTCTTCTTTGCTTCTTGGCACGTATTTTTTTGTTTCTGACCCATCTTCGGCCGTAGCTACTTCATAGTTTCCATCCACGGCTGCTGCTGCCGAAAGTCTCTCAACTCCCCCAGAAGGCTTTGTGACATGTCGCGTGACTCTGTTTATCTCGTAGTTGACGACTTCATCGTCTTTCTGAGATCGCGTCCTTGCGTCAGTCCCCTGAACAGGGATAGTGCCCTGATTGGTAGTCTCAAGACGAGCTGCCGATCCCTTTGCCCTGTCTTTTTCAGACAACTCAGATTTGCGCTGTCTGCTCCTGATCACACTGCTGTCGGGGTCATACTTCTCTTCACTAAAATCGATCTGATCAAGGTCTATGTCAGCGCTGACACGCACTATTGCCTTGCCTTTGCCCACAATACCTTCCAATATACTCTGAATACGCCCTCCGATCCGCGCCTCTATCTGACGTTGATAATCGAGCCTATTGCTGGTCAAAAGAGCCGACTGATCGGCCTGATTCGGCCCCTTGAACAACACCTTGCCGGAGGAATCAACGATCGTAACCTGCTCGGGCACAAGCCCCTCCACAGCGCTTGCCACAAGATGAACAATCCCTGCGACCTTATCAGGAGCAAGCGGAGACCCGAGCTTCAGCAGCACAGAGGCCGATGGGGGCTTGCTGTCTTCGACAAACAGAGAGTCTTCAGGCATGACCAACAGGACGCGGCAATGTTCAACCTCTCGGAAATCGTTAATAGTTCTCACTAGTTCGCCTTGAAGCGCCCTTTGATAGTTGAGCCTCTGGACAAATTCGGTGGTGCTGAAATTCGTCTGATCAAAAATCTCAAAGCCTACATGACCTCCTACGGGCAACCCGTCATTGGCCAGGGTCAGTCGCAATTCATAGACCTTGTCGGCTGGGACCAAGACCGTGGCGCCTCCACCGCCAAGCTTGTATGAAATCCTCTGTTCCCTTAGCTTGGATACGATCTTGCCTGCGTCCTCCTGGGAAAGATTACCGTATAGAAGTTGATAATCAACCTGATTGGCCCAGAAAAACATCATGGCAAAGCCGGTCACCACAAACGCCAGCACAATTGCCATGGTAACCTTCTTAGGAGTGGGCATGGCCTTGAAAACGGCAATAAACTGTTCGATAAGCGCTCTCATTCTTCCTCTCTGTTCATCATTTTAAATGCCTAGAGACGACTAGAACTGCATTCTCATAACCTCCCTATAGGCATCCATGGCCTTGTTTCGAACCTGAAGGAGAAGTCTTAGGGAAATATCGGCCTTTTGAAGGGAAATCATAGTCTCATGGATACCCACCTGTCCTTTCGCGAGTTTCTCGATGGACCTGTCAGCCTCAATCTCCATGTCGTTCACGTCTTTGACAGCTTGTTTGATAAAAGCAGAAAACCCTCCGGATTTACCGCGAGCTTTTCCCCCTGCGCTAAAAGCATCAGGACGGATCTTGCTCTGAATTATTAAATCGCTCATCTATTTCTCCCCTATGACTATTTATTAGTCACTGGTGAATGGTCATTGGCGCCTACTGACAGGTGCCTACTCCCTAATTCTTACTGCTTACTACCACTCCATGCATCCTGTATCCGGCATCGGGCATCATCACTACTTCCCTATCTCAAGGGCCTTCAGCGCCATTCTCTTGGTTGCTGAGATTGCGGTTACATTTGCCTCATAGGATCTCCTGGCAAGCATGATGTCTGTCGTTTCAGTAACCACATTAACGTTTGGAAAAGACACATAGCCCATTTCGTTCGCATCCGGATGACCAGGTCTATACACCTGCCTGAAAGGCGTCATCTCTTCGACAATTTCACTCACGCCCACGCCACACAATGACTCAGACTGCGAATTCAGCGCTGACTCAAAATCCTCCACAGGTTTTGCCTCCATAAGGGCAACTCTTCTCCTGTACGGGATACCTCCTGGGGTACGGGTCGTATTCACGTTAGCGAGATTCGTGGAAATGACATTCATTGTTGTTCTCTGGGCTGTCAGACCTGTGCTACTAATGTGAAGCGCAGTCAGGAAATCCATTATCGTCCTCCTTCGGCTATGGTGTGTTTCAAGGCAGAAAACTTTCTCAAGAGAACCTCAATGCTCGTCTGGTACCGCAGATTGTTTTCCGCCAATTTTGACATCTCTCTGTCAATGTCAACCCAGGACTGCTCTGCATGAGAGATTTCGTAGTTTCCTGCCCCCAATCCCGGGATTCCAAAATGACGGGGATGAGTTTGTGTAAGGCCAACTCTCCTTTTTTCAAGGGCATCCTTTAGGGCCTTGTCAAAATCAATCTCTCCGGCCTTGTAGCCCGCTGTATCCACATTGGCGACATTGCTGGCTATGAGACCGTGTCGCACCTTTCCTATCTCAAGAGATCGCTCAATAACCTGATATGTTTTTCCAAACAGAGACTTGATTGGCATAGTGTTTCCTTTAATAAAATCGCTTCGCGATTTTATGCAGCGCGGCTTCGCCGCTTTAAGACGGAATAGCGCTTCGCGATTTTGTAAAGCAATTTGTATGCCCAGTTAGAACGTTTCCATCTTTTGCCGGTATTCATTCAATTTGTTCCGTAACGTTCGTACACTAATGCCGAGGATGTCAGCAGCATGGGTCCTATTCCCTTCGGTCTGGTCAAGGGCACTAAAAATCATCTTTCTTTCCATCTCTCTAATAGAGCCTGCCACTGGAAATGACGCTTCACCAGCTATCCTGGGTGGGTCGCCCAGAAACAGATCGTCCTTTTCAATAAGATCCCCTTCACACAAGAGCACGGCCCGCTCTGTGGTATTCTCAAGCTCTCTGACGTTACCGGGCCACTCCATTTGGACAAGGGCCCTGGCGGCATCATTTGTCAAGCCCTTGACATTACGACCGTTCATCCTGTTGTACTTGGTAGTAAAATAGTCAAGCAGCGGGGGGATATCTTCCTTTCTCTCACGCAGTGGTGGAATTTTCATTGGAATTACGTTCAAGCGATAATAGAGATCTGCCCGGAAGTTTTTTTCTTCTACGGCTGACTCAAGGTCCTGGTTCGTCGTTGCAATCACCCGAACATCGATGGGGATAGGATTGTGCCCCCCCACCCGGTCAACTTCCGATTCCTGCAAAACCCGCAGCAGTTTCGCCTGGAGGTGGATATTCATCTCACTTATTTCATCAAGAAGTATAGTGCCGCCATGTGCCAATTCGAACTTTCCAAGCTTTCTGGTTATCGCCCCTGTAAATGATCCCTTCTCATGGCCAAAAAGTTCACTTTCCAGAAGTCCGTCCGGAAGGGCCGCGCAGTTAAGGGCAACAAAAGGCTTGTTCCGCCCACCGCTTTCATTGTGAATAAAGCGGGCCAAAAGCTCCTTTCCTGTGCCACTTTCGCCTTGGATAAAAATGGAAGCCTTGCTATCGGCTACTTTTTTTGCCAGGTCCAATAGACGAAGCAGTTGATAACTTCTCGTTATAATAATGGGTTCTGATGGTTTAGAATCGTGCTTTCCTGATAAAGGCGAACCATTCCCTGCAGCCGTCTTCACCACAGTCTCAATGAGTTTTGGCGAAAGTGGCTTTACCATGAAGTCAAAGGCGCCCAGCCTCATAGCTTCAACAGCCAACTCAACCGTCCCGTATCCAGAGATGAGAATGACCGGAACGTTATTTCTCTGTTCCTTAATCTTGGTCAGTAGCCCGATGCCGTCCATATTCGGCATCTTCAGGTCGCTGATGACAAGGTTGTAGTCCTTGGCGTTGAATTTTTCGAAGCCTCTGACACCATCGCTGACGGCAGTCACGTCAAACC containing:
- the fliG gene encoding flagellar motor switch protein FliG is translated as MAQSNALDARKLTGPQKAAVFLMIMGEEFTSEMLKKMDEEEVGTLASHMSVIEYVPPDVMRNVLTEFAENIETNQLVIKGDAFLKALMDLGLDKEKADTIYKEIERGKKNAPFNYLEAMDTKDLINLIKGEHPQTIALILVHLSSGRAAEILNGLPSETQGKLAMRIAEINRVPKEVIKEVDNALRKELLSRGDAGGGKKVGGVGALADMLNEVDRETEENVLSAIEEERAEIADEVRQLMFIFEDLLKVDDRGMREILKQVESQQLSIALKTASEEMREKIFGNLSSRAGEMLREDMEVMGPVKLSEVERAQQNIIRVARELEAEGKVVLAKGKEDVLV
- the fliF gene encoding flagellar M-ring protein FliF: MRALIEQFIAVFKAMPTPKKVTMAIVLAFVVTGFAMMFFWANQVDYQLLYGNLSQEDAGKIVSKLREQRISYKLGGGGATVLVPADKVYELRLTLANDGLPVGGHVGFEIFDQTNFSTTEFVQRLNYQRALQGELVRTINDFREVEHCRVLLVMPEDSLFVEDSKPPSASVLLKLGSPLAPDKVAGIVHLVASAVEGLVPEQVTIVDSSGKVLFKGPNQADQSALLTSNRLDYQRQIEARIGGRIQSILEGIVGKGKAIVRVSADIDLDQIDFSEEKYDPDSSVIRSRQRKSELSEKDRAKGSAARLETTNQGTIPVQGTDARTRSQKDDEVVNYEINRVTRHVTKPSGGVERLSAAAAVDGNYEVATAEDGSETKKYVPRSKEELQELEKIVKRAMGFDEDRGDQVYVSSFPLSLSSDISGIFERPGIDWLGLARQYSKTALNLVLVILVFLFVVRPLLRSVKEIGTIGESAKRLPALEGESGTTALPEGQSESAALPEPKDKSIRERIMRLARDNAERTEQLLRGWLHEEK
- the fliE gene encoding flagellar hook-basal body complex protein FliE, with amino-acid sequence MSDLIIQSKIRPDAFSAGGKARGKSGGFSAFIKQAVKDVNDMEIEADRSIEKLAKGQVGIHETMISLQKADISLRLLLQVRNKAMDAYREVMRMQF
- the flgC gene encoding flagellar basal body rod protein FlgC, producing the protein MDFLTALHISSTGLTAQRTTMNVISTNLANVNTTRTPGGIPYRRRVALMEAKPVEDFESALNSQSESLCGVGVSEIVEEMTPFRQVYRPGHPDANEMGYVSFPNVNVVTETTDIMLARRSYEANVTAISATKRMALKALEIGK
- the flgB gene encoding flagellar basal body rod protein FlgB produces the protein MPIKSLFGKTYQVIERSLEIGKVRHGLIASNVANVDTAGYKAGEIDFDKALKDALEKRRVGLTQTHPRHFGIPGLGAGNYEISHAEQSWVDIDREMSKLAENNLRYQTSIEVLLRKFSALKHTIAEGGR
- a CDS encoding sigma-54-dependent Fis family transcriptional regulator produces the protein MDSKKSILLVEDKYEERMALHDSLRGWGFDVTAVSDGVRGFEKFNAKDYNLVISDLKMPNMDGIGLLTKIKEQRNNVPVILISGYGTVELAVEAMRLGAFDFMVKPLSPKLIETVVKTAAGNGSPLSGKHDSKPSEPIIITRSYQLLRLLDLAKKVADSKASIFIQGESGTGKELLARFIHNESGGRNKPFVALNCAALPDGLLESELFGHEKGSFTGAITRKLGKFELAHGGTILLDEISEMNIHLQAKLLRVLQESEVDRVGGHNPIPIDVRVIATTNQDLESAVEEKNFRADLYYRLNVIPMKIPPLRERKEDIPPLLDYFTTKYNRMNGRNVKGLTNDAARALVQMEWPGNVRELENTTERAVLLCEGDLIEKDDLFLGDPPRIAGEASFPVAGSIREMERKMIFSALDQTEGNRTHAADILGISVRTLRNKLNEYRQKMETF